One genomic region from Spirulina subsalsa PCC 9445 encodes:
- the hemC gene encoding hydroxymethylbilane synthase: MTSTSSPPRTIRIASRKSQLALVQTYWVRDQLQQQFPDHTFEVEMMSTQGDKILDVALSKIGDKGLFTKELEVGLLNKTADFAVHSLKDLPTRLPEGLMLGCVTERVDPADALVVAQQHKDKQLETLPPGTVVGTSSLRRLAQLRYHFPHLEFKDIRGNLNTRLAKLDNGEYDAIILAVAGLERLGMGDRIHQVIPAEISLHAVGQGALGIECREGDTEILAILQAISHTPTTARALAERAFLRELEGGCQVPIGVNTEITGENLTLTGMVASLDGQRLIKDEVTGLASDAEQLGINLAHQLKEQGAQEILAEIFAQIER, encoded by the coding sequence ATGACTTCCACTTCTAGTCCTCCTCGCACAATTCGCATCGCCTCCCGGAAAAGTCAATTAGCCCTAGTTCAGACTTACTGGGTACGGGATCAACTCCAGCAACAATTCCCCGATCACACCTTTGAGGTAGAAATGATGAGTACCCAAGGGGATAAAATTCTGGACGTGGCACTGTCTAAGATTGGCGATAAGGGGTTATTTACCAAGGAATTGGAAGTAGGACTACTCAACAAAACCGCCGATTTTGCCGTTCACTCCCTCAAAGACTTACCCACTCGTCTCCCCGAGGGGTTAATGTTAGGCTGTGTGACGGAACGGGTAGACCCAGCCGACGCTTTAGTAGTCGCCCAACAGCACAAGGATAAACAACTGGAGACATTACCCCCCGGAACCGTAGTGGGGACTTCATCCCTCCGTCGTTTAGCCCAACTGCGTTATCACTTCCCCCATTTGGAGTTTAAAGACATTCGGGGCAATCTCAACACCCGTTTAGCGAAACTGGACAATGGGGAATATGATGCCATTATTTTAGCCGTAGCAGGTTTAGAACGGTTGGGAATGGGCGATCGCATTCACCAAGTCATTCCCGCCGAGATTTCCCTCCATGCCGTCGGACAAGGGGCGTTAGGCATTGAGTGTCGGGAAGGCGATACCGAGATTCTGGCCATTTTACAAGCCATCTCCCACACCCCCACCACAGCGCGAGCCTTAGCAGAACGCGCTTTTCTCCGGGAACTAGAGGGCGGTTGTCAAGTCCCCATCGGAGTAAACACCGAAATCACCGGGGAAAACCTCACCCTCACCGGAATGGTAGCCAGTTTAGACGGCCAACGTTTAATTAAAGACGAGGTAACAGGCCTGGCGAGTGACGCGGAACAACTGGGGATTAATCTTGCCCATCAACTCAAAGAACAGGGCGCCCAGGAAATTCTCGCCGAAATCTTCGCCCAAATTGAGCGATAA
- the glgA gene encoding glycogen synthase GlgA — translation MKILFVAAEAVPLAKVGGMGDVVGALPQFLRKMGHDVRVFMPYYGFLGDKLDIPEEPVWWGSAMFQEFAVYETFLPGTDVPLYLFGHPVFDPRRIYYGEDEDWRFTLFANGASEFAWNYEDWKPEILHCHDWHTGMVPVWMQETPEIKTIFTIHNLAYQGPWRWRLDQITWCPWYMQGHNTMAAAVQSADLVSTVSPTYAKQIQTSAYGENLDGLMSFISGKLWGILNGVDVERYNPETDRYIVENFNAETLDLRGANKAALQEELGLEINDGRFLMGMVTRLVEQKGIDLLLQILDRFMAYTDAQFVLLGTGDRYYETQMWHMAARYPGRMSVQILHNDGLARRIYAGCDVFLMPSRFEPCGITQMMAMRYGCIPIVRRTGGLVDTVKHHDPLNQDGWGYCFDRYEPLDFFTCMVRTWESFRYPQYWREMQKRAMSLDFSWDKSAQEYVRMYKQVLGLSQTDLLPEEKRALGLPVDEPKTSTVTAS, via the coding sequence ATGAAGATTCTATTTGTGGCGGCAGAAGCAGTTCCTCTAGCAAAAGTGGGGGGGATGGGTGATGTGGTTGGTGCATTGCCCCAATTTTTGCGCAAAATGGGGCATGATGTGCGGGTCTTTATGCCCTACTACGGTTTTTTAGGGGATAAACTGGACATTCCCGAAGAGCCCGTTTGGTGGGGTAGCGCGATGTTCCAAGAATTCGCCGTGTATGAAACCTTCCTACCGGGTACCGATGTCCCCCTTTACCTGTTTGGACACCCCGTTTTTGATCCCCGTCGGATTTATTACGGAGAAGATGAAGATTGGCGATTCACCCTGTTTGCTAACGGGGCCTCGGAGTTTGCTTGGAACTATGAGGACTGGAAACCGGAAATCCTCCACTGTCATGACTGGCACACCGGGATGGTTCCGGTGTGGATGCAGGAAACCCCAGAAATTAAAACCATTTTCACCATTCATAACTTGGCCTATCAAGGGCCTTGGCGCTGGCGTTTAGACCAAATTACTTGGTGTCCTTGGTATATGCAAGGTCATAATACGATGGCCGCCGCCGTGCAGTCTGCGGATTTAGTGAGTACCGTTTCCCCCACCTATGCTAAACAAATTCAAACCTCAGCCTACGGGGAAAATTTGGATGGTTTGATGTCGTTTATTAGTGGGAAACTCTGGGGGATTCTCAACGGGGTAGATGTGGAACGCTATAACCCCGAAACCGACCGCTATATTGTAGAAAATTTTAACGCAGAAACCTTAGACCTCAGAGGCGCGAACAAAGCAGCCCTACAAGAAGAGTTAGGCCTAGAAATTAATGACGGGCGCTTTTTAATGGGGATGGTGACGCGCTTAGTGGAACAGAAGGGGATTGATTTGCTTTTGCAAATCCTCGATCGTTTTATGGCCTATACCGACGCGCAGTTTGTTTTGTTGGGAACAGGCGATCGCTACTATGAAACCCAAATGTGGCACATGGCCGCTCGTTATCCGGGGCGGATGTCGGTGCAAATTCTCCATAATGATGGGTTAGCCCGTCGGATTTATGCAGGTTGTGATGTGTTCCTCATGCCTTCCCGCTTTGAACCTTGCGGCATCACCCAAATGATGGCCATGCGCTACGGTTGTATTCCTATCGTCCGTCGTACTGGCGGTTTAGTGGATACGGTGAAACACCATGATCCTCTCAATCAAGACGGTTGGGGCTACTGTTTTGACCGTTACGAACCCTTAGATTTCTTTACCTGTATGGTGCGGACTTGGGAAAGTTTCCGCTATCCTCAATACTGGCGGGAAATGCAGAAGCGGGCGATGTCCCTTGATTTCAGTTGGGATAAATCGGCTCAAGAATATGTGCGGATGTACAAACAAGTTTTAGGCCTGTCTCAAACGGACTTATTACCCGAAGAAAAGCGGGCGTTAGGGCTTCCGGTGGATGAACCTAAAACCTCTACTGTGACCGCCTCCTAG
- the rppA gene encoding two-component system response regulator RppA, which produces MRILLVEDDPEQREPLQTALMRSGHLVDGVGDGAIAQQLLRDQTYDLLILDWMLPGTDGITLCRQVRHAQQATPILLLTAKDTTADKVQGLDAGADDYLVKPVDVAELLARVRALRRRSPHWCGDTLQVAALQLHLDTLQLCYHDGQVQLKSAEFQLLEYLMRHPRQVLTHGQLEQALWTWEAVPESNAIASRMRRLRQRLRVLGVEDWITTVYGMGYCFQPPQNHETL; this is translated from the coding sequence ATGCGAATTCTACTGGTGGAAGATGATCCAGAACAACGAGAACCCTTACAAACAGCCTTGATGCGTTCAGGGCATCTTGTGGATGGAGTGGGGGATGGGGCGATCGCCCAACAGTTACTCAGGGATCAAACCTACGACCTGCTGATTCTCGATTGGATGCTACCCGGTACCGATGGCATCACCCTTTGTCGTCAGGTGCGCCATGCCCAACAGGCCACGCCCATCCTCCTTTTGACCGCTAAAGATACCACCGCTGATAAAGTCCAGGGCTTGGATGCGGGGGCAGATGATTATCTGGTGAAACCCGTGGATGTGGCGGAACTGTTGGCGCGGGTGCGGGCTTTGCGGCGGCGATCGCCCCACTGGTGCGGGGATACCCTCCAAGTGGCCGCCCTTCAGTTACACCTCGATACGCTCCAACTGTGCTACCACGATGGTCAGGTACAACTTAAAAGCGCTGAATTCCAACTTTTAGAATATCTGATGCGTCACCCCCGCCAAGTATTAACCCATGGTCAGCTAGAGCAAGCCCTCTGGACTTGGGAGGCTGTTCCGGAAAGTAATGCGATCGCCTCCCGGATGCGGCGTTTACGCCAACGGTTGCGAGTCTTGGGCGTGGAAGATTGGATTACGACCGTTTACGGCATGGGCTATTGTTTCCAACCCCCTCAAAACCATGAAACCCTTTAA
- a CDS encoding sensor histidine kinase, protein MKPFKLTQWQRLPVRVRGGAIIAIPIVCLITSLSAVAWLKMSLTEDEMWVQHTQVVRLESKQLLNALIDAETGMRGYGLTQREEFLAPYHEARRVIPLSLTRLEQLVQDNPAQVAQMEIIRSQVRETLTLLEQKVMLQQELKQQQGQSGEMVVAVAELYDWLNAGRAMDKTRQAIDQFAAVEEQLLGDRQQHQAQYRQITWQVLWIAGGLGLVGTALAVHLFWQLEGELTTQATHLQVANRQLTAVCTQLERFTANASHELRTPLAAILSNAQVALMDLADWTETDPQRSAVHQRLTKIVALTKRMSELVQQLLWLARQEGNPASAPLTALDLRPWLRQWASTGQQQATDAGLIFQAHWPDEPLIVSGDAVLLGQAVTNVLTNACRYSTAPATVRLEVIPTTEHLILQVSDTGMGIPAEALPHICEQFYRVQPGASHGFGLGLAITQHIITVHGGKLRITSELGQGTTVAIALPRIKN, encoded by the coding sequence ATGAAACCCTTTAAATTGACCCAATGGCAGCGGCTCCCGGTGCGGGTGCGGGGCGGGGCAATTATCGCCATCCCAATTGTTTGTCTGATCACCAGTTTGAGCGCCGTGGCTTGGCTCAAAATGAGCCTTACGGAAGATGAAATGTGGGTACAGCATACCCAAGTGGTGCGCCTCGAATCGAAACAATTACTCAACGCCCTCATTGATGCGGAAACCGGGATGCGGGGCTATGGCCTCACCCAACGGGAGGAATTTTTAGCCCCCTATCACGAGGCCCGCCGGGTGATTCCGCTCTCCCTCACCCGTTTAGAACAGTTGGTACAGGACAACCCCGCCCAAGTTGCTCAGATGGAGATTATCCGCAGCCAAGTCAGAGAAACCCTAACCCTGTTGGAACAAAAAGTGATGTTACAACAGGAACTCAAACAACAACAGGGGCAATCGGGGGAAATGGTGGTGGCGGTAGCGGAACTGTACGACTGGCTCAATGCAGGCCGTGCGATGGACAAGACACGCCAAGCGATTGATCAATTTGCCGCCGTGGAGGAACAACTGTTAGGCGATCGCCAACAGCATCAAGCCCAATACCGCCAAATCACTTGGCAAGTGCTATGGATTGCGGGGGGGTTAGGGTTAGTAGGAACAGCCTTAGCGGTGCATCTTTTTTGGCAACTAGAAGGGGAACTCACCACCCAAGCCACTCATTTACAGGTCGCTAATCGTCAACTGACGGCAGTTTGTACCCAGTTGGAGCGTTTCACCGCCAATGCTTCCCACGAACTCCGCACTCCCCTCGCAGCGATTCTCAGCAATGCCCAGGTAGCCCTGATGGACTTAGCCGACTGGACAGAAACAGATCCTCAACGGTCAGCAGTACATCAACGCCTGACAAAAATCGTTGCCCTCACGAAACGGATGAGTGAATTGGTGCAGCAATTGCTGTGGTTGGCACGGCAGGAGGGCAATCCTGCCAGCGCCCCCTTAACTGCCCTCGATTTGCGACCTTGGCTCCGACAATGGGCCAGCACCGGACAACAACAAGCCACGGATGCCGGTTTAATCTTCCAAGCCCATTGGCCCGATGAACCCCTGATCGTCTCTGGGGATGCGGTTTTGTTGGGACAGGCCGTGACCAATGTCCTCACCAATGCTTGCCGCTACAGTACTGCCCCCGCTACGGTGCGGTTAGAGGTGATCCCCACCACAGAACATCTCATTCTCCAGGTGAGCGATACGGGCATGGGGATTCCTGCCGAGGCATTGCCCCATATCTGTGAACAGTTTTATCGGGTGCAACCGGGGGCGAGTCATGGGTTTGGTTTGGGGTTAGCCATCACCCAGCACATTATTACGGTTCACGGGGGCAAGCTACGCATTACCAGTGAATTGGGACAGGGGACAACGGTGGCAATCGCCCTCCCTCGGATCAAAAATTAA